The DNA window TCGTCCCGGTGGATGGGCGTGGACACCGTCGCCTCCGGCACACCGCGCACCGAGTAGGCGGCAGCGATGGTGTGATCGCGGGCGTTCTGGTTGTAGTCGACGAACAGCAGCTTCGGATCGCGGTCCTTGCGCCACCAGGTGGTGGTCACATCGTCGGGCGCACGCCGCTCGACCTCGTGTGCGAAGGCGAGTGCGGCGCGGCGCACCTCGGTGAAACCCCATTCCGGCGCGATGCGCACATAGATGTGCAGGCCCTTGCCGCCGGAAGTCTTCGGCCAGCCCACCGCGCCCAACTCGTCGAGCACCTCGTGCGCCACGCCCGCCACCCGCTGCACCCGCGACCACGGGCAGTCCGGCATCGGATCCAGATCGATCCGCCATTCGTCCGGTCGCTCGGTGTCCGCGCGGCGCGAGTTCCACGGATGGAACTCGACCGTCGACATCTGCACCGCCCAGATGATATCGGCCAACTCGTCGACACAGAGTTCATCGGCGTGCCTGCCGTAGCGCGGGAAAAAGACCCGCACCGTGGGAATCCAGTCCGGCGCACCGGCGGGCAGCCGCTTCTGATGCACCTTGTCACCCGCCAGGCCCTTCGGGAACCGGTGCAGCATGCACGGCCGATCCCGCAGCGCGCGGACGATGCCGTCGCCGACGCTCAGGTAGTACTGCACCAGATCGAGCTTGGTCGCGCCGGACTCCGGGAAGTAGATCCGGTCCGGGTTGGAGATGCGGACGGTGCGGTCGCCGACATCGAGTTCGATGGCGGACGACGCGGACTTGCTGGCCACCTGTCCGACGATAACGGCTGCGCGGGCCCGCCGCCCGCATCCCGAGTGATGTGCAGTTCAAACTGTGCAGCCAAAACTGTACAGTTTGGACTGCATAAATTAGAGTCGATGGCATGGACGAGAAGATCTCCGAATCCGCCGTCCGAGCCGCCAGTGAGGTGCGGGTCGTCATCGGCAGGTTGCGCCGCCGCCTGCGCGAACTGGCCACCGAAGACGACCTCACCCCGTCGCAGACCGCGGTGCTCAGCCGTTTGGACAAGGACGGCGCGGCATCAACCAGTGATCTGGCGGTCGGAGAGCGGGTGCGCCAGCAGTCGATGGCGATGACCGTCTCGGCGCTGGAGCGCTGCGGTTTCGTCGAGCGCCGTCCGGACCCCGCGGACGGGCGCAGGCAGTTGCTGTCGCTGACCGTCGCGGGACGCGAGCGACTACAGGGTGATCGGCAGGCGCGCCAGGAGTGGTTGGCGCGGACGCTGCAGCGCTGTTGCACCGAGGCGCAACGGCGCACCATCCTCGAAGCGCTCGCGCTGCTCGACGACGTCGCGCAATCGTGACGGCGGTCGAGCAGGTGCGATTATCCACTGGCACACCGGGATTCGACCGCAAGCTGATCGCGCCGATGATCCTCGGTTCGATCCTGAATCCGATCAACTCCTCGATGCTGGCGGTGGCATTGGTGCCCATCGGGAAGGCGTTCGGTGCGCCGCCGTCGGAAACCATCTGGCTGGTTTCCGCGCTGTACCTCGCCACTGCGGTCGGGCAGCCGGTCGTCGGGCGGCTGGTCGACCGATTCGGGCCGCGCGTGCTCTATCTGATCGGCACCGGGCTGGTCGGAGTCGCGGGCGTGCTCGGTGCGCTCGCGCCCGGTCTAGGGGTGCTGGTTCTGTCCAGGGTGCTGCTGGGATTCGGTACCTCGGCCGCGTATCCGGCCTCGATGTTCTTGTTGCGCAGCGAATCCGAGCGCACCGGCTTGCAGAGCCCGGCTGGTGTGCTTGCGATGTTGTCGATCGTCAATCAGGTGATGGTGGTGGTCGGGCCGACGCTGGGCGGCGCGCTGATCGGTGTCGGCGGTTGGCATCTGATCTTCACCATCAATGTGCCGCTGTCGCTGGCCTGCTTGGTGCTCGGGCGGATGAGCTTGCCCAAGTTGGCCGCGTTGCCCGCGGCCGTGCGGGCCGGGCAGGTCGGCGGGGTGGATATCGCGGGCATGGTCTTGTTCGCGGGAGCGCTCGTCTCCTCGATGCTGTTTCTGATGAAACCTGCTGTCGCACATTGGTATCTGCTGGTGATCGCCGGTGTGGTCGGGCTGCTGTTCGTGCTGCGGGAGTTGCGCGCCGCCGCGCCGTTCATCGATCTGCGGGTGCTCGGTGGTAATGCGCCGCTGCTGGCGACCTATGGTCGTCAGGTGCTCGCGTTCGTCACGGTTTATGCCTTCCTCTATGGCTTTACGCAATGGCTGGAGGAGGGGCGGTCGCTGAGCGCGTCGGTGGCCGGGCTGGTGCTGTTGCCGATGTCGTTGAGCGCCATCGCGATTACCGCGATCACCGGACGGCGCAGTCAGGTGCGCGGCAAGCTCATCGCCGGTGCGCTGCTGCAAGTCGCGGCGTGTTCGTGCCTGTTGCTACTCGGTCCGCACACCGGGATCTGGCTGCTCGTGGCGCTCGGCGCGCTGGTCGGCCTGCCACAGGGACTCAACGGCCTGGCCAATCAGAACGCGCTGTACCACCAGGCCGATCCGGCGCGGATGGCCTCCTCCGCCGGATTGCTGCGCACCGGAACGTATCTCGGCGCGCTGATCGCCGCGGCGGCCAATGCCGCGGTGTTCCCGTACGCCGCGGACAGTGCCGGTGTACACGAGTTGGCGGTGCTGCTGCTCGTTGTCTCGGTACTGCTGGTGATCGTTACCCTCGCGGATCGCTCGCTGGCGCGGGTGGGGCGCGACGCGGTCTGAATCTCCTATACCCCCAAGTGAATTCATCTCAGAAAGGCTTGATCATGCCGGTCACCACACTCGACGATCGCACCGCTCTGGTCCTCATCGACCTGCAGCGCGGCGTCGTCGGTATCTCGTGCCAACCACATTCGGCCGCGGCGGTCGTCGAGAACTCCGCCGCGCTCGCCCACGCGTTCCGTGCGCACGGCCTGCCGGTCGTGCTGGTGCGGGTCTCGTTCGCCGCCGATGGCGCCGATCAGCTGAAGGGGCGCAACGAATTTCGGCGCCCAGGTGGCAATCCACCCGAGGGCTGGGACCGGATCGTGGACGAGCTGACCGATCATCCCGAGGACATCCATGTCACCAAGCGCAACTGGGG is part of the Nocardia sp. NBC_00565 genome and encodes:
- the ligD gene encoding non-homologous end-joining DNA ligase; amino-acid sequence: MASKSASSAIELDVGDRTVRISNPDRIYFPESGATKLDLVQYYLSVGDGIVRALRDRPCMLHRFPKGLAGDKVHQKRLPAGAPDWIPTVRVFFPRYGRHADELCVDELADIIWAVQMSTVEFHPWNSRRADTERPDEWRIDLDPMPDCPWSRVQRVAGVAHEVLDELGAVGWPKTSGGKGLHIYVRIAPEWGFTEVRRAALAFAHEVERRAPDDVTTTWWRKDRDPKLLFVDYNQNARDHTIAAAYSVRGVPEATVSTPIHRDEIPDADPRDFTMKTVPARFAEFGDLHAGIDEAVFRIDQLLEWAERDKLEVDLDED
- a CDS encoding MarR family winged helix-turn-helix transcriptional regulator; its protein translation is MDEKISESAVRAASEVRVVIGRLRRRLRELATEDDLTPSQTAVLSRLDKDGAASTSDLAVGERVRQQSMAMTVSALERCGFVERRPDPADGRRQLLSLTVAGRERLQGDRQARQEWLARTLQRCCTEAQRRTILEALALLDDVAQS
- a CDS encoding MFS transporter, translated to MRLSTGTPGFDRKLIAPMILGSILNPINSSMLAVALVPIGKAFGAPPSETIWLVSALYLATAVGQPVVGRLVDRFGPRVLYLIGTGLVGVAGVLGALAPGLGVLVLSRVLLGFGTSAAYPASMFLLRSESERTGLQSPAGVLAMLSIVNQVMVVVGPTLGGALIGVGGWHLIFTINVPLSLACLVLGRMSLPKLAALPAAVRAGQVGGVDIAGMVLFAGALVSSMLFLMKPAVAHWYLLVIAGVVGLLFVLRELRAAAPFIDLRVLGGNAPLLATYGRQVLAFVTVYAFLYGFTQWLEEGRSLSASVAGLVLLPMSLSAIAITAITGRRSQVRGKLIAGALLQVAACSCLLLLGPHTGIWLLVALGALVGLPQGLNGLANQNALYHQADPARMASSAGLLRTGTYLGALIAAAANAAVFPYAADSAGVHELAVLLLVVSVLLVIVTLADRSLARVGRDAV
- a CDS encoding hydrolase, which encodes MPVTTLDDRTALVLIDLQRGVVGISCQPHSAAAVVENSAALAHAFRAHGLPVVLVRVSFAADGADQLKGRNEFRRPGGNPPEGWDRIVDELTDHPEDIHVTKRNWGAFYGTDLDLQLRRRGITQIVLAGIATSIGVESTARAAHEHGYHVTLAADAMTDSDADAHRHSITKIFPRLGETGSTAEIVELLAATR